A part of Populus alba chromosome 8, ASM523922v2, whole genome shotgun sequence genomic DNA contains:
- the LOC118055868 gene encoding chlorophyll a-b binding protein CP29.3, chloroplastic, producing the protein MAATTAVAASYFLGTRTQYTKQNPGKIQALFGFGTKKSPPPPPPKKSFPKQFEERLVWFPGATPPEWLDGTMVGDRGFDPFALGKPAEYLQFDLDSLDQNLAKNLAGDVIGVRVDATEVKPTPFQPYSEVFGLQRFRECELIHGRWAMLGTLGAIAVEALTGVAWQDAGKVELIEGSSYLGQPLPFSLTTLIWIEVIVIGYIEFQRNAELDPEKRLYPGGYFDPLGLASDPEKIENLQLAEIKHARLAMVAFLIFGIQAAFTGKGPISFVATFNN; encoded by the exons ATGGCTGCAACGACTGCTGTTGCCGCGTCCTACTTTTTGGGGACCCGGACTcaatacacaaaacaaaatCCAGGAAAAATTCAAGCCCTGTTTGGGTTTGGAACCAAGAAatcgcctcctcctcctccaccaaagAAATCCTTCCCAAAACAATTTGAAGAGCGGCTTGTATGGTTCCCTGGTGCAACCCCACCTGAATGGCTTGATGGAACCATGGTTGGAGACCGCGGCTTTGACCCATTCGCTCTTGGTAAGCCCGCAGAGTACTTGCAATTTGATTTGGATTCGTTGGACCAGAACTTGGCAAAGAATTTGGCCGGTGATGTTATTGGAGTCCGGGTAGATGCCACGGAGGTGAAACCAACACCCTTCCAGCCATACTCTGAGGTTTTTGGGCTGCAGAGGTTTAGAGAATGCGAACTTATTCATGGAAGGTGGGCAATGTTGGGTACTCTTGGTGCCATTGCTGTGGAGGCTCTCACCGGTGTTGCATGGCAAGATGCAGGAAAG GTGGAGCTGATTGAGGGGTCATCCTACCTTGGCCAGCCACTTCCCTTCTCCCTGACGACGTTGATATGGATTGAGGTGATAGTAATTGGGTACATCGAGTTCCAAAGAAATGCAGAGCTTGACCCAGAGAAAAGGCTATATCCTGGTGGCTACTTTGATCCTCTTGGCTTAGCATCTGATCCTGAAAAGATAGAGAACCTTCAACTGGCGGAGATTAAGCATGCAAGGCTAGCTATGGTGGCCTTCCTTATATTTGGTATTCAAGCTGCTTTTACAGGAAAAGGTCCCATTAGCTTCGTGGCTACCTTCAACAACTGA
- the LOC118055867 gene encoding high mobility group B protein 3, with protein sequence MKIAKGKGAARTEKKEVSLPVEDRKIGKRKAALKATESSKKRATKEKITKKDPNKPKRPPSSFFVFLEEFRKIYKQEHPNMKAVSAVGKAGGEKWKSMSAAEKAPYEAKAAKKKSDYGKLMTAYSKKQETDDGGADEEDDHKHSHRSKSEVDGQDDSDESVGEDEDDEDEDDDDD encoded by the exons ATGAAAATTGCCAAGGGCAAGGGGGCAGCGAGGACGGAAAAGAAGGAAGTATCACTCCCAGTTGAGGACAG GAAGATTGGAAAGCGAAAGGCAGCACTAAAGGCTACCGAGAGTAGCAAGAAACGAGCCACGAAAGAAAAAATCACCAAGAAGGACCCTAACAAACCCAAAAGGCCTCCGagttctttctttgtttttct AGAAGAGTTCAGGAAGATTTACAAACAAGAGCACCCCAATATGAAGGCTGTCTCAGCT GTGGGGAAAGCTGGAGGAGAGAAGTGGAAATCCATGTCTGCTGCA GAGAAAGCTCCATATGAAGCTAAAGCAGCAAAAAAGAAATCAGATTATGGGAAGCTTATGACAGCCTACAGCAAGAAACAG GAAACGGATGATGGTGGTGCTGACGAAGAAGACGATCACAAACATTCTCACAGGTCCAAATCTGAAGTCGATGGCCAAGATGACAGCGACGAGAGTGTAGGG GAGGATGAAGATGACGAGGATGAGGACGATGACGATGACTGA